In Burkholderia lata, the DNA window CGCGCGCGAGAGCGCCGACCTGTGCGCGCTGGAGATCGATCCGCCGCTGCCGGCGCGCACGGCAGCCCTGCTGACGCGCAAGGGCGCGTACCGCAGCGTCGCGGCGCGCGCGTTCATCGAGCGTGCGCTCGCGTATCGCGATCCGTCGGGAGGTTGACCGGTACGACCGGGCGGTGCGCGCGGCGGGGGCCGCTCGACCGCCCGCCCGCGTTATGCGCGCGGCGTCGGGAAGAAGATGCCCGCGCGCTGCGCGGCGTTCGCGATGTGCGTTTCGATCGCGGTGCCTGCCGCAGCCGCATCGCGTGCGATCAGCGCGTCGACGATCGCGCGGTGCTCCTGCCACGTCGACAGCAGCAGCTCGCGCCGGTAGAACGGCATGCGCTGGCTTTCCTTCATGATGTCCGCGCTGCTGCGCAGCACCGATTCGATCGCCGCGTTGCCGGCGAGATGGATGATCCGCATGTGGAAGTCGAAGTCGAGCTGCGACGCCTCGTCGAGCGCGCTTTCGGTGAGCGCGACATGCAGGTCGGCGAGGTTGTCCTCGAACCACGCGATGTCGTCATCGCTGACGACGTGCGCGGCCATCCGCGCGGCGAACCCTTCGAGCGCATAGCGCATCTGGTACGTGTCGGGCGGCGACGACTGCTCGGCGAACCGCCACGCATGCGCGGCCGTGGCCTGCGCGCTTTCGACGTACACGCCCTTGCCGGCGCGGATGCGCAGCATCCCGAGCGCCTCGAGCGTCGAGAGCGCCTCGCGCAGCGACGCGCGGCTGATCTCCAGCTCCTCGGAGAGCTGGCGCTGGGCCGGCAGCAGGCTGCCGACCGGATAAACGCCTGCCTCGATCCGGTCGCGGATCGTCGCGATGGCGGCGTCGGTCACGGTATGCGGAACGTTTTTCATGATGTGAACTTTGGCCGGTCTGACCGGCATTGTAATCCGCACGCAGGCGGTGCATGACCGGCCTACGGGAAAGCCACGATCTGTCTCTGTCCGGTGCATCGAAACCAGGCGGGCGGGGGCGGGAAATCCCTATTTCGTCCGTCCTTGACTCCACTATATCGGCTTCCTACTATCCACCATAACATCACTGGTCTTACCAGTATGAACAGACGAAACTGCAACCGTTGGATCGGGAGAGCGCCGTGTCGAAATTCCTCAATTCGCTGTTTGGCCGAGTAGTCGTCGCATTGATTCTAGGGATCGCGCTCGGCGCGTTCTTCCCGCATTTCGCCGAGTCGTTGCGACCGCTCGGCGACGGCTTCCTGAAGCTCATCAAGATGGTGATCGGGCCGATCGTGTTCTGCGTCGTGGTCAGCGGGATGGCCAACGCGGGCGACCTGAAGAAGGTCGGCCGGGTCGGCCTGAAGGCCGTCATCTACTTCGAGATCATGACGACGCTCGCGCTCGGCATCGGCCTCATCCTCGCGTGGCTCACGCGGCCGGGCGTCGGGATGAACATCGACCTGCGCTCGCTCGACGCGTCGTCGCTCGCGTCGTACGCGAAGAACGCCGAAAGCCTGAAGGACACGGCCGGCTACCTGATGAAGATCATCCCCGAGACCGCGATCGACGCGTTCGCGAAGGGCGACATCCTGCAGATCCTCGTGTTCGCGGTGCTGTTCGGCTCCGCGCTGTCGCT includes these proteins:
- a CDS encoding FadR/GntR family transcriptional regulator, yielding MPVRPAKVHIMKNVPHTVTDAAIATIRDRIEAGVYPVGSLLPAQRQLSEELEISRASLREALSTLEALGMLRIRAGKGVYVESAQATAAHAWRFAEQSSPPDTYQMRYALEGFAARMAAHVVSDDDIAWFEDNLADLHVALTESALDEASQLDFDFHMRIIHLAGNAAIESVLRSSADIMKESQRMPFYRRELLLSTWQEHRAIVDALIARDAAAAGTAIETHIANAAQRAGIFFPTPRA